The genomic DNA GACCATCGACATAAAATCCTCAAAACCGTATGTATGGTCATAGTAATTTATAATTGTTGATAATGCTGTGCCGTGTGTTCCGATTACTATGCACTTGTCCTTATACTTATTCAAGATTTCATTCAATGCCACTATGTTTCTATGCTGTACCTCGGAAAGGCATTCGCCGTCAGAGAACGTATAATTAAAATCTGCCCATTGCCGCTCCATAAATGAAGTAAATTCTATATTTTCTTTACCCATATTACTATCACTTTTACGTTCACGGAAATCTTCAATGGCTTCTATACGAAATCTATTTTTCTCCGCAAAATTTGCAATAGTATCCACGGCACGTTTGAATGGACTGGAAAAAATGGCATCAACGCTTTTATTTTGCAAAAATTCTGTCACCAAGACACGGTC from Oscillospiraceae bacterium includes the following:
- a CDS encoding histidine phosphatase family protein, giving the protein MTTVYFIRHAQSDNSVRDGRIRPLTEKGMADRVLVTEFLQNKSVDAIFSSPFKRAVDTIANFAEKNRFRIEAIEDFRERKSDSNMGKENIEFTSFMERQWADFNYTFSDGECLSEVQHRNIVALNEILNKYKDKCIVIGTHGTALSTIINYYDHTYGFEDFMSMVNILPWVVKMSFEENACVEIEKINLFAV